The Carassius carassius chromosome 31, fCarCar2.1, whole genome shotgun sequence genome includes a region encoding these proteins:
- the LOC132111449 gene encoding muscarinic acetylcholine receptor M1-like — protein MDSNSTELGLYSPSNILGVEVYLASTPWPLLQNTSLINLSAVFKLNGSNFEVEGQSYDPLGGHSLWQVILIVVFTGLLSLITIIGNILVMVSFKVNRQLKTVNNYFLLSLAVADLIIGVISMNLYTTYIVMGQWAMGNWACDLWLAIDYVASNASVMNLLVISFDRYFSITGPLTYRAKRTTKRAGVMIGLAWFVSLILWAPAILFWQYFVGERTVPLDKCYIQFLSEPIITFCTAVAAFYLPVTIMSVLYWRIYKETENRSRELAGLQGSVGRFGGVERPHFHLHTTGGSSRSSSNFELGQPGHKQSSVHGLSGRFHCWGWKSGGRDKGGPHREGDQSSSDSWNINDAGLSADHSGSSDDDESAPSTTRAIFSIVLNLPGMRAAVNSQVTSCEDLDTEENPLRPPVLNDDRDGSIPRSVTNGDKQFIGSISNVHSMTAIQSSTEPNVDRTSTTIKSPSAPITFREAALAKRFTARARTQITKRKRMSLIKEKKAAQTLSAILFAFIITWTPYNIMVLVNTFCNGCIPENLWALGYWLCYVNSTVNPMCYALCNKTFRSTFKMILLCRWDQKKSKPSFPQRQTVKFHRSIPTDST, from the coding sequence ATGGACTCCAACAGCACCGAGTTGGGCCTGTACTCACCATCCAACATCCTTGGAGTGGAAGTCTACCTGGCATCCACTCCGTGGCCACTGCTCCAGAACACAAGCCTCATCAACCTCAGTGCCGTGTTCAAGCTCAATGGGAGTAATTTCGAGGTTGAAGGTCAATCCTATGATCCTCTAGGTGGTCACTCACTCTGGCAGGTCATTCTAATCGTTGTCTTTACAGGACTGCTCTCCCTTATTACTATTATTGGCAATATCTTGGTCATGGTGTCATTTAAGGTAAACCGCCAGCTCAAAACGGTTAACAATTACTTCCTACTTAGTTTAGCCGTGGCAGATCTTATCATTGGGGTCATCTCTATGAACTTGTACACCACCTACATTGTCATGGGCCAGTGGGCAATGGGAAACTGGGCATGTGACCTCTGGCTAGCAATAGACTATGTAGCCAGCAACGCATCTGTCATGAATCTGCTGGTCATTAGCTTTGACCGATATTTCTCCATCACAGGGCCTCTGACATACCGTGCCAAACGTACCACAAAGCGGGCAGGAGTGATGATTGGCCTGGCATGGTTTGTGTCGCTCATACTTTGGGCTCCTGCCATCTTGTTTTGGCAGTATTTTGTAGGAGAAAGAACCGTTCCACTGGATAAATGTTACATTCAGTTTCTCTCCGAGCCTATTATTACATTTTGCACCGCGGTGGCGGCTTTCTACCTGCCGGTGACGATAATGAGCGTTCTATACTGGCGAatatacaaagagacagagaATCGTTCTCGGGAACTTGCAGGATTACAAGGCTCAGTTGGAAGGTTCGGAGGTGTCGAGCGGCCGCACTTCCACCTCCACACCACTGGGGGGAGCTCTAGAAGCAGCAGCAACTTCGAACTGGGCCAACCTGGCCACAAACAAAGCTCCGTTCACGGCCTGAGTGGGCGATTCCACTGCTGGGGGTGGAAGTCGGGTGGAAGGGATAAAGGTGGGCCACACCGGGAGGGAGATCAGAGTAGCAGTGACAGCTGGAACATTAACGATGCTGGACTGTCAGCTGACCATTCAGGCTCATCTGACGATGATGAGAGTGCGCCGTCCACCACGCGGGCAATCTTCTCTATCGTTCTCAATCTGCCTGGCATGAGGGCAGCTGTAAACTCCCAGGTCACTTCTTGTGAGGATTTGGACACAGAGGAAAATCCATTACGGCCCCCTGTGTTGAACGATGACAGGGATGGCAGCATCCCACGCTCCGTCACCAACGGGGACAAGCAGTTTATCGGAAGCATTAGTAATGTTCATTCGATGACTGCTATACAGTCGTCGACAGAGCCGAACGTAGATCGCACCAGCACCACCATCAAATCTCCCTCAGCACCCATAACTTTCAGAGAGGCAGCTTTAGCTAAACGTTTCACAGCTCGCGCAAGGACGCAAATCACCAAGAGGAAGCGCATGTCGcttataaaagaaaagaaagcagcGCAAACTCTAAGTGCCATTCTTTTCGCTTTCATTATAACATGGACGCCTTATAACATCATGGTGCTAGTTAACACTTTCTGCAATGGCTGCATACCTGAGAACCTTTGGGCGCTAGGCTATTGGCTATGCTATGTTAACAGTACAGTAAATCCTATGTGCTATGCCCTTTGCAACAAGACATTTCGTAGCACTTTCAAGATGATCCTGCTTTGTCGCTGggatcagaaaaaaagcaagcCAAGCTTTCCACAAAGACAGACTGTGAAGTTTCACAGGAGCATACCGACAGACTCCACATAG